Proteins found in one Herbiconiux sp. A18JL235 genomic segment:
- a CDS encoding FAD:protein FMN transferase, whose amino-acid sequence MTGTATARWRAWSTEVELTVTVPALLDEATRLAVGVMDSVDAACSRYRPDSELSLFTRSGLSSTPVSPQLSDLLSDALAAAELTDGLVDPTLGHRLSELDGPPLGVAATLSRPVRWTDVSLDDGVLSAPPGTGFDLGAIGKASACEQVVRVIAQELGPDVGALVGIGGDLASTIEHPEGGWQVLVQDGAGDPADRVALTAGAALATSSTQRRRHRVGADLVAHILDPLSLQPVQSPWCTVTCAAVSCVEANAYSTAAVILGHQALPWLAERGVPARFVNQRYAVSATAAWPARSEVAHV is encoded by the coding sequence ATGACCGGCACGGCCACCGCGCGCTGGCGCGCCTGGAGCACCGAAGTGGAGCTGACCGTCACCGTCCCCGCTCTCCTCGACGAGGCGACCCGCCTCGCGGTCGGGGTGATGGACTCGGTCGACGCCGCCTGCAGCCGCTACCGCCCCGACTCGGAGCTCTCGCTCTTCACCCGCTCCGGGCTCTCCTCCACTCCCGTCTCGCCGCAGCTCAGCGACCTCCTCAGCGACGCGCTGGCCGCGGCCGAACTCACCGACGGCCTGGTCGACCCCACCCTCGGTCACCGGCTCTCCGAACTCGACGGCCCACCGCTCGGCGTGGCCGCGACCCTGTCGCGCCCGGTGCGCTGGACCGACGTATCGCTCGACGACGGCGTGCTCAGCGCCCCACCGGGCACGGGCTTCGATCTCGGCGCGATCGGCAAGGCCTCGGCCTGCGAGCAGGTGGTGCGCGTCATCGCTCAGGAACTCGGGCCCGACGTGGGGGCACTCGTCGGGATCGGGGGCGACCTCGCGTCGACGATCGAGCATCCGGAGGGCGGCTGGCAGGTCCTCGTGCAGGACGGTGCGGGCGACCCGGCCGACCGTGTCGCTCTCACGGCCGGAGCGGCCCTCGCCACCTCGAGCACCCAGCGTCGCCGGCACCGGGTGGGAGCCGACCTCGTCGCTCACATCCTCGACCCCCTGTCGTTGCAACCGGTGCAGAGTCCCTGGTGCACCGTCACCTGCGCCGCGGTGAGCTGCGTCGAGGCGAACGCCTACTCGACAGCGGCCGTCATCCTCGGCCATCAGGCCCTCCCCTGGCTCGCCGAGCGCGGGGTTCCCGCCCGCTTCGTCAACCAGCGGTACGCCGTCAGCGCCACCGCCGCCTGGCCCGCTCGGAGCGAGGTGGCCCATGTCTGA
- a CDS encoding ferric reductase-like transmembrane domain-containing protein: MSEVLWAIGRISGVMSLLLFTASVLLGVLTRAGKPLPGLPRFGIVLVHRNVSLLASAFLVLHVLTLLGDSYAKLSLVDIVIPFLASYEPFWQGLGTVAFDLVVAVVITALLRHRLPARVFRLVHWIVYLLWPVALLHSLGNGTDGSSGWFVALAVVSAASVAAAVIWRVASARFRSAPLERAERTMQRMR, from the coding sequence ATGTCTGAGGTGCTGTGGGCGATCGGCCGCATCAGCGGCGTGATGTCGCTGCTGCTGTTCACCGCATCCGTGCTGCTCGGAGTCCTCACCCGGGCGGGCAAGCCCCTTCCGGGACTCCCCCGCTTCGGCATCGTGCTCGTGCATCGCAACGTGTCGCTCCTGGCGTCGGCGTTCCTCGTGCTGCACGTGCTCACCCTGCTCGGCGACAGCTACGCGAAGCTCTCGCTCGTCGACATCGTCATCCCCTTCCTCGCCAGCTACGAGCCGTTCTGGCAGGGCCTCGGCACGGTCGCGTTCGATCTCGTCGTCGCCGTCGTCATCACGGCGCTGCTGCGCCACCGGCTGCCCGCGCGGGTGTTCCGGCTGGTGCACTGGATCGTCTACCTCCTGTGGCCGGTCGCGCTGCTGCACTCCCTCGGCAACGGCACCGACGGGAGCAGCGGTTGGTTCGTCGCGCTGGCGGTCGTCTCCGCCGCATCCGTCGCCGCCGCGGTGATCTGGCGGGTGGCGTCGGCCCGCTTCCGGAGCGCGCCGCTCGAGCGCGCCGAACGAACGATGCAGAGGATGCGCTGA